The following coding sequences lie in one Myxococcales bacterium genomic window:
- the mutM gene encoding bifunctional DNA-formamidopyrimidine glycosylase/DNA-(apurinic or apyrimidinic site) lyase translates to MPELPEVEVTRRAVLPLLVGRRVTRVVTTEKSYFFLTPPATLRKRLVGRSVVSLDRHGKYLVARLDDASSLLLHLGMTGQLFSSAALSPRLLSAEARGALTRQAQRRFAADEHTHMVLGFSDRGPEVMFRDVRKFGKVRWLAPGKLDPRLEKLGVDALEVTGEQLFDASRRRRVPIKSLLLDQSVLAGVGNIYADEALFLAGVRPTRPARALRRAESDALAAAVVRVLESGIEAGGSSIDDFVRPDGTDGGYQREHRAYGRAGQPCTRCGTPMKRKVIGQRASCFCPGCQR, encoded by the coding sequence GTGCCCGAGCTGCCGGAGGTCGAAGTCACTCGCCGCGCGGTGCTGCCGCTGCTCGTCGGGCGCCGAGTGACGCGCGTCGTCACGACGGAGAAGAGCTACTTCTTTCTTACGCCGCCCGCGACGCTGCGCAAACGCCTCGTGGGCCGAAGCGTGGTGAGCCTCGACCGCCATGGGAAGTACCTGGTTGCGCGGCTCGATGACGCGTCGAGTCTGCTCCTGCACCTGGGCATGACGGGCCAGCTGTTCTCGTCAGCGGCGCTGAGCCCGCGGCTTCTGTCGGCGGAGGCCCGCGGAGCGCTGACGCGGCAGGCGCAGCGGCGCTTCGCCGCTGACGAGCACACTCACATGGTGCTCGGGTTTTCCGACAGGGGTCCGGAGGTGATGTTCCGGGACGTGAGGAAGTTCGGCAAGGTGAGGTGGCTTGCGCCGGGGAAGCTCGACCCGCGGCTCGAGAAGCTCGGTGTCGATGCGCTCGAGGTGACGGGTGAGCAGCTCTTCGACGCCTCGCGTCGTCGCAGAGTACCCATCAAGAGTCTGCTCCTCGATCAGTCCGTGCTCGCCGGAGTCGGAAACATCTATGCCGATGAGGCGCTGTTTCTCGCTGGGGTCCGCCCCACGCGTCCGGCGCGGGCGCTTCGCCGGGCCGAGAGTGACGCGCTGGCGGCCGCCGTCGTTCGTGTGCTCGAGAGCGGGATCGAGGCTGGAGGCTCCAGCATCGATGACTTCGTGAGACCTGACGGCACGGACGGAGGTTATCAGCGCGAACACCGCGCTTATGGCCGCGCCGGCCAGCCGTGCACCCGCTGTGGCACTCCCATGAAACGGAAAGTCATCGGCCAGCGCGCGAGCTGTTTTTGCCCGGGCTGTCAGCGTTGA
- a CDS encoding BamA/TamA family outer membrane protein, with protein MFRGILRHAPALAVVLGQLAATRDGRADDERPRPSEPTATGAAAPTRAQAPDRKARPSDEPSVGAIPDLSPAPSLGGFAGRSITRIEVLAVGGRWEEQPKPRFVSPGDTLTSELARRAMLELTDTGRFANVSAEAEADGDGVLLRIKVVPRRLVASIRISGGVLDADETLRAARVRTGSELTAAELAAIARRVEIAYVRSGYPRVAVRIDAIDTDDPMRVVLDLDIVPGEPRRIDSRRFMVWPSPKVDGLPELLSAYGVSVGDRADEDELAAADHELEKNLRIRGWHRAVVSHSLKPASGLTEVVLDVKAGPLVRLKFEGIQHFDSSQIERTLELDDTDDRAPSSLAERIRKFYIERGFLDVDVGFTERGGSNEPIHDLVFKVRERSQLRIVGREYPCLTGSRRARDVGSEMDSFLSEELPGSGIFSSVDPRVVDQSFGPLGTTGARPVPFEPNPWMTFVPEVYERAMKHVQDLYRSEGYLSATVGPAHLLRRRCDPHSPPGRCVPLGSRKSPKLACSHDEIGLPLEEPAPDPAFACVPDPKKGVLCEADAVLHVPIKLGPRSYLYDLGFQGNKVLIEKHLAELSELELGKPASQVELEKARRRLLDAYAEEGFAFAEVDANLELSPDRTRARAVFTISERERVKVSRIVIVGARSTNERLIRSRIALSVGQPYRRSDIRKTEERLASLGVFSTITVGLEDPYVPAKEKAVVITVQERKPQYLDIRPGFSTGEGFRITFEYGHRNLGGEAIQLTLRVQLGYLPNELILEEDVRKKYDELDVGQRLERRNSALIEFPDVGLGPLFRLGVEGLDVRDNARDFGLTKDAGIVTLTYRPVRQFSAFVGGSLELNNASIFGSEQKGALEDYVKNNPRSAGLFRVPEGTTLAVAERVGFSWDRRDNPLGATKGTLLSSSVEHVRATPDKEGGDGVFDPPKVSQFLRLTQRIAGYVRLSDKGFALAGSLRWGMNQQLRSDSRTYPDRLFFLGGVDSVRGFLQDSMIPEDIAQQLLDPNSGLTLDQVVIRGGDAFVNPRLELRIPLSGSVQTGLFVDSGNLWRDPTKVNPLRLRYSVGSGLRIGTPIGPLVFDYGFNVERILDDLDPGRTEQRFWEPLGAFHFSIGLF; from the coding sequence ATGTTCCGAGGGATCCTCCGCCACGCCCCGGCTTTGGCCGTGGTCCTCGGGCAACTCGCGGCAACTCGTGATGGTCGCGCGGACGACGAACGACCACGCCCGAGCGAGCCCACCGCGACGGGTGCAGCTGCGCCCACTCGGGCCCAAGCACCGGACCGGAAGGCCCGACCGTCGGACGAACCAAGCGTTGGTGCCATCCCGGATCTGTCGCCCGCTCCGTCGCTCGGCGGGTTTGCGGGACGCAGCATCACGCGCATCGAGGTGTTGGCCGTCGGAGGGCGCTGGGAGGAGCAACCCAAACCTCGCTTCGTCAGCCCGGGCGACACCCTGACGAGCGAGCTCGCGCGACGCGCCATGCTCGAGCTGACGGACACCGGTCGCTTCGCCAACGTCAGCGCCGAGGCCGAAGCGGACGGCGACGGTGTGCTGTTGCGCATCAAGGTCGTGCCGCGCCGATTGGTGGCCAGCATCCGCATCAGCGGCGGCGTGCTGGACGCGGACGAGACTCTGCGCGCGGCCCGCGTGCGAACGGGCTCGGAGCTCACGGCTGCGGAGCTCGCGGCCATCGCGCGGCGTGTCGAGATAGCCTACGTGCGCAGCGGGTACCCGCGCGTCGCGGTGCGCATCGACGCCATCGACACCGACGATCCGATGCGGGTCGTGCTCGACCTCGACATCGTCCCCGGCGAGCCGCGGCGGATCGACTCACGGCGTTTCATGGTCTGGCCCAGCCCGAAGGTGGACGGTCTGCCCGAGCTGTTGAGCGCCTACGGTGTGTCGGTTGGGGACCGCGCGGACGAGGACGAGCTTGCCGCCGCCGACCACGAGCTGGAGAAAAACCTGCGCATTCGCGGCTGGCATCGGGCGGTCGTATCCCACTCTCTCAAGCCCGCAAGCGGACTGACGGAGGTCGTGCTCGACGTCAAAGCGGGACCGCTCGTGCGGCTGAAATTCGAGGGCATCCAGCATTTCGACTCTAGTCAGATCGAGCGCACGCTCGAGCTCGACGACACGGATGATCGAGCTCCGTCGTCGTTGGCCGAACGCATCAGGAAGTTCTACATCGAGCGTGGTTTCCTCGATGTCGACGTCGGCTTCACCGAACGCGGCGGCAGCAATGAACCGATCCACGACCTGGTGTTCAAAGTGCGCGAACGCAGTCAGCTGCGGATCGTTGGCCGCGAGTACCCCTGCCTGACCGGGTCACGACGGGCCCGGGACGTGGGCAGCGAAATGGACAGCTTCCTCAGTGAAGAGCTGCCCGGCAGCGGCATCTTCTCCTCCGTCGACCCGCGGGTCGTCGATCAGAGTTTTGGCCCACTCGGCACGACGGGCGCGCGCCCGGTGCCTTTCGAGCCGAACCCGTGGATGACCTTCGTCCCGGAGGTCTACGAGCGGGCGATGAAACATGTGCAAGACCTGTATCGCTCCGAGGGTTATCTCTCGGCGACGGTCGGGCCAGCCCACCTCCTGCGCCGGCGATGTGATCCTCACTCACCACCGGGGCGATGTGTTCCGCTCGGCTCGCGGAAGAGTCCCAAGCTTGCCTGCTCCCATGACGAAATTGGATTGCCGCTCGAGGAGCCGGCGCCTGACCCGGCGTTTGCCTGCGTGCCGGACCCCAAAAAGGGCGTGCTGTGTGAGGCCGACGCGGTCCTGCATGTGCCGATCAAACTCGGCCCGCGAAGCTACCTGTACGACCTCGGTTTCCAGGGCAACAAGGTCCTGATCGAAAAACACCTGGCAGAGCTCAGCGAGCTCGAGCTGGGAAAACCCGCGTCGCAGGTCGAGCTGGAAAAGGCGCGGCGGCGGCTGCTGGATGCCTACGCCGAAGAGGGTTTTGCGTTTGCAGAGGTCGACGCCAACCTCGAGCTCTCACCTGACCGGACGCGCGCGCGCGCCGTGTTCACGATCAGCGAGCGGGAGCGGGTCAAGGTGTCGCGCATCGTCATCGTGGGCGCGCGCAGCACCAACGAGCGGCTGATCCGCAGTCGCATCGCGCTCAGCGTGGGGCAGCCCTACCGGCGCAGCGACATCCGCAAGACCGAGGAACGCCTGGCGTCACTTGGGGTGTTTTCAACCATCACCGTCGGCCTCGAGGATCCGTACGTGCCCGCCAAGGAGAAGGCAGTCGTGATCACGGTGCAGGAGCGCAAACCCCAGTACCTCGACATTCGTCCGGGTTTTTCCACGGGCGAGGGCTTCCGCATCACCTTCGAATACGGCCACCGAAACCTGGGTGGCGAGGCCATCCAGCTCACCTTGCGCGTGCAGCTCGGTTATCTGCCGAACGAGCTGATTCTGGAAGAGGACGTGCGCAAGAAGTACGACGAGCTCGACGTGGGGCAGCGACTCGAGCGGCGAAACAGCGCACTCATCGAGTTCCCGGACGTCGGCCTCGGTCCGCTCTTTCGTCTGGGCGTCGAAGGGCTCGACGTGCGGGACAACGCGCGGGACTTCGGCCTGACCAAGGACGCCGGCATCGTCACCTTGACCTATCGACCCGTGCGCCAGTTCTCGGCCTTCGTCGGCGGCTCCCTCGAGCTCAACAACGCCTCGATCTTCGGCTCCGAGCAGAAGGGTGCACTCGAAGACTACGTGAAGAACAACCCGCGGAGTGCCGGTCTGTTCCGCGTGCCTGAAGGCACCACCCTCGCGGTCGCCGAACGCGTCGGATTCTCGTGGGACCGCCGCGACAATCCCCTCGGCGCCACCAAGGGCACCCTGCTCAGCTCGAGCGTCGAACACGTGCGGGCTACTCCCGACAAAGAGGGCGGCGACGGCGTCTTCGACCCACCGAAGGTCAGCCAGTTCCTGCGCTTGACCCAGCGGATTGCGGGTTACGTTCGGCTGAGCGACAAGGGCTTCGCGCTCGCGGGCAGCTTGCGCTGGGGCATGAACCAGCAGCTCCGCAGTGACTCACGCACGTATCCCGATCGCCTGTTCTTCCTGGGCGGCGTGGACTCCGTGCGCGGGTTCTTGCAAGACTCGATGATCCCCGAGGACATCGCGCAACAGCTGCTCGACCCCAACAGCGGATTGACGCTCGACCAGGTCGTGATCCGCGGTGGTGATGCTTTCGTGAATCCCCGCCTCGAGCTGCGCATTCCCCTCTCGGGCAGCGTGCAGACCGGGTTGTTCGTCGATTCGGGCAACCTCTGGCGCGATCCCACGAAGGTGAACCCGCTGCGCCTGCGTTACTCCGTCGGCAGCGGTCTTCGTATCGGCACGCCGATCGGCCCGCTGGTCTTCGACTACGGATTCAACGTGGAGCGGATCCTGGACGACCTGGACCCGGGCCGCACCGAGCAGCGTTTCTGGGAGCCACTCGGGGCGTTCCACTTCAGCATCGGTCTGTTCTGA
- a CDS encoding protein kinase translates to MSGPLHKSNLAALPTRFIGREHDFADLHDHLRRARLISLLGPPGAGKTRLATEYALRHGNAFTAEGAGGVWFCDLAEARCLDDLFHAIAEAVDLPLGSEHTEESAQARLTAALAGRGPTLLILDNFEQLIPVAVRPLERLLRHAPELCVLVTSRTKLDIAGEVVHEIDGLELPDPVRGIDSDAVRLFVDRARAARSDFVLVDDERAIVAEVVTLLDGLPLAIELAGARMGVLGPRQLLERLQKSLDFLRGGSGRARTLRAALDWSWDLLSPHEQDTLAQLSAFRGGFSLEAAEAVVDLSSHRQPPDLLDVLESLRKSSLLKSSSVADLPGEVRFGLLDIVRRYAEEQLLSAGKADATLARHARFFVDAATSWASRVERSDGPENLRRLAIALPNLMAVHRRSLADETPSDARLTDALLVTLALEHVFYMRGPTAPCLAMVDRVFEHVLDGVDPRWVALGLKARGRALRDLGQVTESQEALERALQLTIDTRDRSTEARVRGHLAFCHMLSSADERALACFSQALDAARDAGDRRSEGMLQAGIGSLYVRLGRLDEAAHAFDEALVIDGEVGNRYAAAAALAARGELNRARGRAEAARADLEAAIDGYREFGERRHEGMALTELGVLHQEQGRFAEAEACLARAQQQHREMGSRHFHVTAMATLADLERERGQLGNAKRLYGRALRVASELGDRVARARIVVCLAGTEAALGHPDAARELLDDAEAVARELGDASLLRVVELERIQLALVEAAGVTDHERAAELESELRARFRATQLGAPLTTRPATERLAQRLLARAFDGGAPPPSRELTPTATQNADDLGRYELLTEIASGGMATVLVGRQRGAGGFDRLVAIKRMHRHLTALPELTAAFMDEARIASLVRHPNVVSVHDVYEFRGERLLIMDYVDGASLSEVMLAASKAKQPISPGVGMYVVAQALRGLHAAHSQRDVDGAPLGIVHRDATPHNILLGADGSVRLTDFGIAQVRKKGGGPEPGGAKGKLRYMAPEQARGEVADRRVDVFALGVVAWELLTGRRLFDGDSDITVVAQIGHGHYPAPAAVEASVHAELSSIIERALSYEPEQRFPDALVFAEALEAWAERAGERAREPEVAALVEVSCGRALAQRRRTVSDALTGARSDRRSVPPTSNSPASLAPRMGVISIGEGGRWFEIPGAERVSLQRRRALRLILEALVRQRVDSPAVALAQDQLLEAGWPGEKVRHEAGSLRVYNALSTLRKLGLRSVIVSRDDGYLLDPRAEFVVDRAT, encoded by the coding sequence GTGTCTGGCCCGCTGCACAAGAGCAACCTCGCAGCGCTGCCGACACGCTTCATCGGTCGGGAGCACGACTTCGCGGACCTTCACGATCACCTGCGCCGCGCCCGGCTGATCAGCCTCCTCGGCCCACCGGGGGCAGGCAAGACGCGGTTGGCGACCGAGTACGCACTCCGTCACGGCAACGCCTTCACGGCCGAGGGTGCGGGAGGCGTATGGTTCTGTGATCTGGCCGAGGCGCGCTGCCTCGACGACCTCTTTCACGCCATCGCCGAGGCCGTGGACCTGCCTCTCGGTAGCGAACACACCGAAGAGAGTGCCCAAGCGCGCCTCACTGCTGCGCTGGCCGGCCGCGGTCCGACGCTGCTCATCCTGGACAACTTCGAGCAGCTCATTCCCGTCGCGGTAAGACCGCTCGAACGCTTGCTCCGACACGCACCCGAGTTGTGTGTGCTGGTCACCTCGCGCACCAAGCTCGACATCGCCGGTGAGGTCGTTCACGAGATTGACGGGCTCGAGCTCCCGGATCCCGTGCGCGGCATCGACAGCGACGCCGTGCGCCTGTTCGTGGATCGCGCGCGCGCCGCTCGTTCCGACTTCGTCCTCGTCGACGACGAACGCGCGATCGTCGCCGAGGTCGTGACACTGCTCGACGGTCTGCCGCTCGCCATCGAGCTGGCTGGGGCGCGCATGGGAGTCCTTGGCCCAAGACAGCTGCTGGAGCGGCTGCAGAAGAGCCTCGACTTTCTACGGGGCGGCAGCGGTCGCGCTCGAACACTGCGCGCCGCTCTCGATTGGTCCTGGGACCTGTTGTCTCCGCACGAACAGGACACACTCGCTCAGCTCTCGGCATTTCGCGGCGGCTTTTCCCTGGAGGCCGCCGAGGCGGTCGTCGATCTCAGCTCGCACCGACAACCACCCGATTTGCTCGACGTGCTGGAATCGCTGCGCAAGAGCTCGTTGCTCAAGAGCTCCTCGGTGGCCGATTTGCCGGGCGAAGTCCGCTTCGGGCTGCTCGACATCGTGCGCCGGTACGCAGAAGAACAGCTGCTCTCCGCGGGCAAAGCCGATGCGACCCTGGCGCGCCACGCGCGTTTTTTCGTCGACGCCGCCACGAGCTGGGCAAGTCGCGTCGAGCGCTCCGACGGGCCGGAAAACCTGCGGCGCCTGGCAATCGCGCTTCCCAATCTGATGGCAGTGCACCGGCGTTCGCTGGCAGACGAGACGCCGAGCGACGCTCGGCTCACCGATGCGCTCCTGGTCACGTTGGCGCTCGAGCACGTGTTCTACATGCGCGGTCCGACCGCGCCGTGTCTGGCGATGGTGGACCGGGTGTTCGAGCACGTGCTCGATGGGGTCGACCCACGCTGGGTCGCTCTCGGGCTGAAGGCCCGCGGTCGCGCCCTGCGTGATCTCGGGCAAGTCACCGAGAGCCAGGAGGCGCTCGAGCGTGCGCTTCAGCTCACAATCGACACCCGAGATCGGTCGACCGAGGCGCGCGTGCGCGGTCACCTGGCCTTCTGTCACATGCTGTCGTCCGCCGACGAACGAGCGCTGGCCTGCTTCAGCCAGGCCCTCGACGCGGCGCGGGATGCCGGGGACCGGCGGAGCGAGGGCATGCTCCAGGCTGGCATTGGTTCGCTCTACGTGCGCCTCGGGCGCCTGGATGAAGCGGCGCACGCGTTCGACGAAGCGCTCGTCATCGACGGCGAGGTCGGCAACCGATATGCCGCGGCCGCGGCACTCGCAGCGCGTGGCGAGCTCAATCGGGCACGCGGCAGGGCGGAGGCGGCCCGAGCGGATCTGGAGGCCGCGATCGACGGTTATCGCGAGTTCGGCGAGCGCCGCCACGAAGGCATGGCCTTGACCGAGCTGGGCGTCTTGCACCAAGAACAGGGCCGATTCGCCGAAGCCGAGGCGTGTCTCGCACGGGCACAGCAGCAACATCGGGAGATGGGTAGCCGGCATTTCCACGTGACCGCCATGGCCACACTCGCGGATCTCGAACGCGAACGAGGTCAGCTGGGGAACGCAAAACGGCTGTACGGACGCGCGCTCAGAGTCGCGAGCGAGCTCGGCGACCGGGTCGCTCGAGCCAGAATCGTCGTTTGCCTGGCCGGCACGGAAGCGGCGCTCGGTCACCCGGACGCGGCCCGTGAGCTGCTGGACGATGCCGAAGCGGTCGCCCGAGAGCTCGGTGACGCGAGCTTGTTGCGAGTCGTGGAGCTGGAGCGCATCCAGCTCGCACTGGTCGAAGCTGCAGGCGTCACCGATCACGAACGTGCAGCCGAACTCGAGTCAGAGCTGCGCGCGCGCTTTCGAGCCACCCAGCTCGGCGCCCCCCTGACAACGCGTCCGGCAACCGAGCGGCTCGCCCAGCGTTTGCTCGCACGGGCGTTCGACGGCGGTGCACCTCCGCCGAGCCGTGAGCTCACCCCCACCGCAACACAGAACGCAGACGACCTTGGACGCTACGAGCTCTTGACCGAGATCGCGTCAGGCGGAATGGCGACGGTCTTGGTCGGGCGGCAGCGCGGTGCGGGCGGATTCGATCGTTTGGTGGCCATCAAACGCATGCACCGACACTTGACGGCGCTGCCCGAGCTCACCGCGGCGTTCATGGACGAGGCGCGCATCGCCTCGCTCGTGCGCCACCCGAACGTGGTGAGTGTGCACGACGTGTACGAGTTTCGCGGCGAGCGTCTGTTGATCATGGACTACGTCGACGGCGCGTCGCTCTCGGAGGTGATGCTGGCCGCATCGAAGGCAAAACAACCCATTTCTCCCGGGGTGGGCATGTACGTGGTGGCCCAAGCACTCCGGGGGCTGCACGCTGCGCACTCCCAACGGGACGTCGACGGGGCACCCCTCGGGATCGTTCACCGCGACGCCACGCCGCACAACATTCTCTTGGGCGCGGACGGCTCCGTGCGCCTGACCGATTTCGGCATCGCTCAGGTTCGCAAGAAAGGCGGCGGCCCCGAGCCCGGAGGCGCCAAGGGCAAGCTGCGTTACATGGCACCGGAGCAAGCGCGAGGCGAGGTCGCGGACCGCCGCGTCGATGTCTTTGCACTGGGTGTCGTGGCGTGGGAGCTGCTCACTGGCCGACGGCTATTCGATGGGGACAGCGACATCACCGTCGTCGCGCAAATCGGCCACGGTCACTACCCTGCACCCGCCGCGGTCGAGGCTAGCGTGCACGCCGAGCTCAGCTCGATCATCGAGCGAGCCCTGTCGTATGAACCCGAGCAGAGATTTCCGGACGCGCTGGTCTTCGCTGAAGCGCTGGAAGCGTGGGCAGAGCGCGCCGGCGAGCGCGCGCGAGAGCCCGAGGTCGCCGCGCTCGTGGAGGTCTCGTGTGGGCGGGCGCTGGCGCAGCGACGCCGCACGGTGAGCGACGCACTCACCGGAGCTCGCAGCGACCGACGGAGTGTGCCGCCAACCTCGAACAGTCCGGCGTCGCTCGCACCACGCATGGGGGTCATCTCGATCGGCGAGGGCGGGCGCTGGTTCGAGATCCCAGGCGCGGAGCGCGTCAGCCTTCAGCGCCGCAGGGCGTTGCGCTTGATCCTCGAGGCGTTGGTCCGCCAGCGCGTCGACTCCCCCGCTGTCGCGCTGGCCCAGGATCAGCTGCTCGAAGCCGGCTGGCCTGGCGAAAAAGTGCGGCACGAAGCCGGCTCGTTGCGCGTCTACAACGCCCTCTCGACACTGCGAAAGCTCGGGCTGAGGAGTGTGATCGTCAGCCGAGACGACGGTTATCTGCTGGATCCAAGGGCGGAATTCGTCGTCGACCGCGCGACGTGA
- a CDS encoding CRTAC1 family protein, translating to MHQRALFSGIALGLFALGCSGAPADGEPKKDGEPSPEPSVCDVHALTGSAHFSDRSADWGLSAPEAEAWTLTSVDLNGDGFLDLIGHVPAGNVRGTTGGKKYYTVLLNEAKAGGGRRFVDRTLESNYGVTRDGAAGELRVATGAVFGDVDNDGDVDVLSLTGSGTPADPPTAADLDRTELLLNDGTGQLSLAKDAGVRGDDAMPVWSATLTDFDLDGRLDAFFANWLTASGYTSEQQLFKGDGLGNFVDISAEAGLTDPYLKRAGCGVTACDVDDDGMPEILLSAYGRMPNLMLRNDGTNVFTDTAVDAGFAYDDNRNYQDDQAFLCYCAENSGAEGCANAAAPMVQCSGVPKWSPGASDQPEALGGNTFTSVCSDITGDGKLDIYNAEIQHWWAGQAADPSALLVNTGEAKFTRPGRADTGMQWEHVGVSWDEGGIDAAAGDLDNDGREDVLVGRSDYNDQYALLFRQLSDGRFDELAKSAGIDHPCAASPIIADFDRDGDLDVVLASSRMREWCAKAWPRNEIRFYENDASTVGRWLAVRLVADGVSANRMAIGARVVVQAGGEKLTKVVQGAYGHGASQQDNVLFFGLGGCNSVDSIEVRWPNQARTIESWQNVEANRVIELTLGDPVVHDALPSAG from the coding sequence GTGCACCAACGTGCTCTGTTTTCCGGTATCGCCCTCGGCCTGTTCGCTCTTGGTTGTTCGGGCGCGCCCGCTGATGGCGAGCCAAAAAAGGACGGCGAGCCGAGTCCCGAACCCAGCGTCTGCGACGTGCACGCGCTCACGGGCTCCGCTCACTTCAGCGATCGCTCCGCCGATTGGGGCCTGAGCGCACCGGAAGCGGAGGCCTGGACCCTGACCAGCGTCGACCTGAACGGGGACGGATTCCTCGACCTGATTGGTCACGTGCCCGCTGGCAACGTTCGCGGCACGACGGGGGGGAAGAAATACTACACGGTCTTGCTCAACGAAGCGAAGGCGGGCGGGGGCCGGCGCTTCGTCGACCGCACGCTCGAGAGCAACTATGGAGTGACTCGCGACGGTGCGGCCGGCGAGCTGCGCGTCGCGACCGGCGCCGTGTTTGGGGACGTCGACAACGACGGCGACGTCGACGTGCTCAGCCTGACCGGCTCCGGCACTCCAGCGGACCCTCCCACCGCCGCCGATCTGGATCGAACCGAGCTCTTGCTCAATGACGGCACAGGCCAGCTGTCACTGGCGAAGGACGCGGGAGTTCGCGGCGACGACGCGATGCCAGTCTGGAGCGCCACCCTGACCGACTTCGACCTGGATGGCCGCCTGGACGCCTTCTTCGCGAACTGGCTGACGGCGAGCGGGTACACGAGTGAGCAGCAGCTGTTCAAGGGCGACGGCCTGGGCAACTTCGTGGACATCAGCGCAGAAGCTGGGCTCACCGACCCGTACCTGAAACGCGCCGGCTGCGGCGTGACGGCGTGTGACGTCGATGACGACGGCATGCCGGAGATTCTGCTGAGTGCGTACGGGCGCATGCCCAACTTGATGCTGCGGAACGACGGCACCAACGTCTTCACCGACACCGCGGTCGACGCTGGCTTCGCCTACGACGACAACCGAAATTACCAGGACGACCAGGCCTTCCTTTGTTACTGCGCCGAGAACTCTGGCGCGGAAGGCTGTGCCAACGCCGCAGCGCCAATGGTTCAGTGTTCCGGCGTGCCCAAGTGGTCGCCGGGCGCGAGCGACCAGCCGGAAGCGCTGGGCGGCAACACCTTCACCAGTGTCTGCTCGGACATCACCGGCGACGGCAAGCTCGACATCTACAACGCCGAGATCCAGCACTGGTGGGCCGGACAGGCCGCCGATCCGTCGGCACTGCTCGTCAACACCGGCGAGGCGAAGTTCACACGCCCAGGTCGCGCCGACACCGGCATGCAATGGGAGCACGTCGGGGTCTCGTGGGACGAGGGTGGCATCGACGCGGCGGCGGGTGACCTCGACAACGATGGGCGCGAAGACGTGCTCGTCGGGCGCAGCGACTACAACGATCAGTACGCGCTGCTCTTCCGTCAGCTCTCCGACGGTCGCTTCGACGAGCTTGCCAAGAGCGCGGGCATCGACCACCCCTGCGCGGCGTCCCCCATCATCGCCGACTTCGACCGAGACGGTGATCTCGACGTGGTGCTGGCTTCGAGCCGCATGCGCGAGTGGTGCGCGAAGGCGTGGCCACGCAACGAGATCCGTTTTTACGAGAACGACGCGAGCACGGTCGGGCGCTGGCTCGCTGTGCGCCTCGTCGCCGACGGGGTCAGCGCGAACCGCATGGCCATCGGCGCGCGGGTCGTGGTGCAGGCGGGCGGCGAGAAGCTCACCAAGGTCGTGCAAGGCGCTTATGGCCACGGCGCTTCACAGCAAGACAACGTGCTGTTCTTCGGGCTCGGCGGCTGCAACAGCGTCGACTCCATCGAGGTGCGCTGGCCGAATCAGGCGCGAACCATCGAGAGCTGGCAGAATGTCGAGGCCAACCGCGTGATCGAGCTCACGCTGGGCGACCCGGTGGTGCACGACGCGCTGCCGAGCGCGGGTTGA
- a CDS encoding HNH endonuclease, with protein MRASRIAVTFEAFHVVSVAPGGSLDELASGNVHLTGLFLLSRHLTEDNVEQLLAEARGKSKRQLEELIARWSPQPDVPTTLTTMAPEPAQPELSTVSGAGNSVPPPRPSMHRARLEPLSPTTVRLELTARVELRDKLEQARNLLSHEIPSGDLATLLELGLDLLIAAAIQRRSGAGKPRKRRETKPGSRHVPVDVQRAVRERDADQCTFTDAAGRRCSETRFLTIEHIVPFAKGGPTTVDNCCLLCSAHNSYRARQVFGEEHIQNEIAGARARRKENSTPAKPALAPAPAPAVAPEPEVFEKVRSALVLSGFKRAQARHAVEHVRLRGIEPRVEPLLRAAIAVLTA; from the coding sequence GTGCGCGCCTCGCGCATCGCGGTGACGTTCGAAGCGTTCCACGTCGTGAGCGTCGCGCCTGGTGGCAGCCTCGACGAGCTCGCGTCCGGCAACGTGCACCTGACCGGGCTGTTCCTTCTCTCCAGGCACCTCACGGAGGACAACGTCGAGCAGCTCCTCGCCGAGGCTCGAGGGAAGTCGAAGCGTCAGCTCGAAGAGCTCATCGCCCGCTGGTCTCCGCAGCCGGACGTGCCGACCACCTTGACCACGATGGCGCCCGAGCCCGCGCAGCCGGAGTTATCAACAGTGTCCGGGGCAGGTAACTCTGTGCCACCGCCTCGGCCCTCGATGCATCGTGCTCGTCTCGAGCCCCTCTCGCCGACGACTGTTCGGCTGGAGCTCACCGCCCGCGTCGAGCTCCGCGACAAGCTCGAGCAAGCCCGCAACCTGCTCAGCCACGAGATCCCCAGCGGCGACCTGGCGACGCTCCTCGAGCTCGGCCTCGACCTGCTGATCGCGGCCGCGATCCAACGTCGCTCGGGCGCGGGCAAGCCGCGCAAGCGCCGCGAGACGAAGCCGGGCTCGCGGCACGTGCCCGTCGACGTCCAGCGCGCCGTCCGGGAGCGGGACGCTGACCAGTGCACCTTCACCGATGCTGCCGGTCGCAGATGCTCAGAGACCCGTTTCCTGACCATCGAGCACATCGTTCCCTTCGCGAAGGGCGGACCGACCACCGTGGACAACTGCTGCCTGCTCTGCTCGGCTCACAACTCGTACCGAGCGCGGCAGGTGTTCGGCGAAGAGCACATCCAGAACGAGATCGCGGGGGCCCGCGCTCGCCGCAAGGAGAACAGCACGCCCGCGAAGCCGGCACTCGCGCCAGCGCCAGCACCTGCCGTCGCGCCCGAGCCCGAAGTGTTCGAGAAGGTGCGCTCGGCGCTGGTGCTCTCGGGGTTCAAGCGGGCCCAGGCACGGCACGCTGTCGAGCACGTGCGACTGCGCGGGATCGAGCCTCGGGTCGAACCCCTGCTTCGCGCCGCGATCGCCGTGCTCACAGCCTGA